Proteins from one Mycobacterium sp. SMC-2 genomic window:
- a CDS encoding O-methyltransferase, whose product MANTLQDPKVATVLDRMYAEAKNQMSSLRQRLGDFDRPMTAQERADAMSEFYIPVTPEAGRLLYALVRATRPATVVEFGMSFGISAIHLASAVRDNGAGRVVTTELNGTKIAAARQTFTQTGLDDAITILEGDALATLAGLDGPVDFVLLDGWKDLYLPVIELLEPRLSTGALVVADNAGAADTQPYLDRVRDPENGYVSFNFGVRESDSMEISCRTGA is encoded by the coding sequence ATGGCCAACACTCTGCAAGATCCTAAGGTCGCGACCGTGCTCGACCGCATGTATGCCGAAGCGAAAAACCAGATGTCGTCGTTGCGGCAGCGGCTCGGCGATTTCGACCGGCCGATGACCGCGCAGGAGCGCGCCGACGCGATGAGCGAGTTCTACATCCCGGTCACGCCCGAAGCCGGCCGGCTGCTGTACGCCCTGGTGCGCGCGACCCGGCCGGCGACGGTGGTCGAGTTCGGGATGTCGTTCGGCATCTCCGCCATCCATCTGGCGTCGGCCGTGCGCGACAATGGCGCCGGCCGGGTGGTGACGACCGAGCTCAACGGCACCAAGATCGCCGCGGCGCGGCAGACGTTCACCCAGACCGGCCTGGACGACGCGATCACCATCCTCGAAGGAGACGCGCTGGCCACGCTGGCCGGCCTCGACGGACCGGTCGACTTCGTCTTGCTGGACGGTTGGAAGGACCTGTACCTGCCGGTGATCGAGCTGCTCGAACCGCGGCTGTCGACGGGGGCGTTGGTGGTCGCCGACAACGCCGGCGCCGCGGACACCCAGCCGTATCTCGACCGGGTGCGCGATCCCGAGAACGGCTACGTGAGCTTCAACTTCGGAGTCCGGGAGAGCGACAGCATGGAAATCAGCTGCCGCACCGGGGCTTAA
- a CDS encoding aldehyde dehydrogenase family protein encodes MREYLKFYIDGRWVDPLRPNSFDVENPATEQVSGKISLGSAADVDVAVNAARRAFAGWSQSTREQRLDLLQAILAEYGKRAGDLADAVTEEMGAPPSLAAGPQVQLGLGHLMTAIDVLKNFQFSEQHGATLVAREPIGVCGLITPWNWPLNQIAVKVYPALATGCTMILKPSEVAPYSAYIFTEILDAAGVPAGVYNLVNGDGAGVGVALASHPDIDMVSFTGSTRAGVEVARNAAPTVKRVTQELGGKSPNIVLDDAGFAEGVSAGVVNMMPNSGQSCNAPSRMLVPNSRMAEAITVAREAAEQVKVGNPGDQRALGPVASRAQFEKVQRLIQKGIDEGATVVAGGPGRPAGLDTGYYVKPTVFANVTNDMTIAREEIFGPVLCILGYDDIDQAVEIANDTEYGLAGYVSGADLDKAREIAFKIRAGWVTINHAFDMNAPFGGYKRSGNGREWSEFGFHEYLEVKSILGYAPDEGAH; translated from the coding sequence ATGCGCGAATACCTGAAGTTCTACATCGACGGCCGCTGGGTTGACCCGCTGCGGCCCAACTCCTTTGATGTCGAGAACCCGGCCACGGAACAGGTTTCCGGGAAGATCTCGCTGGGCTCGGCCGCCGACGTCGACGTGGCGGTCAACGCCGCCCGGCGCGCCTTCGCCGGTTGGTCGCAAAGCACCCGCGAGCAGCGCCTGGACCTGCTGCAGGCCATTCTCGCCGAATACGGCAAGCGTGCGGGAGATCTCGCCGACGCGGTCACCGAGGAAATGGGCGCGCCACCCTCGCTCGCCGCCGGCCCGCAGGTCCAGCTTGGGCTCGGTCACCTGATGACGGCGATCGACGTGCTGAAGAATTTTCAGTTTTCCGAACAGCACGGGGCGACCCTTGTCGCCAGGGAACCGATCGGTGTCTGCGGGCTGATCACGCCGTGGAACTGGCCGCTCAACCAGATCGCGGTCAAGGTGTATCCGGCGCTGGCAACCGGCTGCACCATGATCCTCAAACCATCCGAGGTCGCGCCGTATTCGGCCTACATCTTCACCGAGATCCTGGATGCCGCGGGCGTGCCGGCCGGGGTGTACAACCTGGTCAACGGTGACGGCGCGGGCGTGGGTGTGGCCCTGGCGAGTCATCCCGACATCGACATGGTTTCGTTCACCGGCTCCACGCGTGCCGGCGTCGAGGTGGCCCGCAATGCCGCGCCGACGGTCAAGCGGGTGACCCAGGAACTCGGCGGCAAGAGTCCCAACATCGTCCTCGACGATGCGGGCTTTGCCGAGGGCGTGAGCGCCGGTGTCGTGAACATGATGCCCAATTCCGGGCAGAGTTGTAACGCGCCGTCGCGGATGCTGGTCCCGAATTCCCGTATGGCCGAGGCCATCACCGTCGCGCGTGAGGCCGCCGAGCAGGTGAAGGTGGGCAACCCAGGCGATCAGAGGGCGCTCGGGCCGGTGGCTTCGAGGGCACAGTTCGAAAAGGTCCAGCGACTGATCCAGAAGGGAATCGACGAGGGCGCGACCGTCGTGGCCGGCGGGCCGGGCCGGCCGGCGGGACTGGACACGGGTTACTACGTCAAGCCGACCGTGTTCGCGAACGTCACCAATGACATGACCATCGCACGCGAGGAGATCTTCGGTCCCGTGTTGTGCATCCTCGGCTACGACGACATCGATCAAGCCGTCGAGATCGCCAACGACACCGAATACGGCCTGGCCGGCTACGTCTCGGGGGCCGACCTCGACAAGGCGCGTGAGATTGCCTTTAAGATCCGGGCCGGCTGGGTGACGATCAACCATGCATTCGACATGAACGCGCCATTCGGCGGCTATAAACGCAGCGGCAATGGCCGCGAATGGAGCGAGTTCGGCTTCCATGAGTACCTGGAAGTCAAAAGCATCCTCGGCTACGCGCCCGACGAGGGTGCCCACTGA
- a CDS encoding thiamine pyrophosphate-binding protein yields the protein MGVPVYKRILDLFEAEGVNTLFGIPDPNFVHMFAEADARGWSVVAPHHELSAGFMAEAASRMTGKPGLCIGTLGPGVANISGAMMCALVENSPVIFLGGQRARITERRVRRGRIQFIQQEGLFTPSVKYSSSIEYADQTDEIIHEAIRRAMSGTPGPAYIEYPSHVILSELDVADPLPPERYRLVNQTAGEREVTEAAKLIRAAQSPILLVGHGVHTSRTGAAVRELAELMACPVIQTSGGTSFIEGLEDRTFAYGFSPAAVEAVVKSDLCVALGTELGEPSHYGRTRHWAENDAKRKWVLVEQDPAAIGVNRPIDVPLVGDLRGVVPQLVEALRDSPRKPSVDLDRWISEDAAELAQLAENAPTGRTPVHPARFVVEATRAFPKDGILVRDGGATVIFQWTYSQAKPRDVIWNQNFGHLGTGLPYAVGASVAEGRKRPVMLLTSDSAFLFHVAELETAARLNLPLVCVVGVDHQWGLEVGVYKRTFPQPSPQPGVHWSKDVRLDKVAEGFGCHGEYVEKEDEIGPAIQRAYASGKTAVVHVCIDPKANSEEMPKYDEFRTWYAEGTQ from the coding sequence ATGGGTGTGCCTGTTTATAAGAGGATCCTCGACCTGTTCGAGGCCGAGGGCGTCAATACCCTGTTCGGTATTCCGGACCCGAACTTCGTGCACATGTTCGCAGAGGCCGACGCTCGCGGGTGGTCGGTGGTCGCACCGCATCACGAACTGAGCGCGGGATTCATGGCCGAGGCGGCGTCGCGTATGACGGGTAAGCCCGGCCTGTGCATCGGCACGCTCGGCCCCGGCGTGGCCAACATCTCCGGCGCGATGATGTGTGCACTCGTCGAGAACTCACCGGTGATCTTCCTCGGGGGCCAGCGCGCCCGCATCACCGAGCGCCGGGTCCGGCGCGGACGCATCCAATTCATCCAGCAGGAGGGCCTTTTCACGCCGTCGGTCAAGTACAGCAGCTCGATCGAGTACGCCGACCAGACCGATGAGATCATCCACGAGGCGATCCGCCGTGCCATGTCGGGCACACCCGGCCCGGCCTACATCGAGTACCCGTCGCACGTCATCCTCTCCGAGCTCGACGTGGCGGACCCGCTGCCGCCCGAACGGTACCGGCTGGTCAACCAGACCGCGGGCGAGCGCGAGGTCACCGAAGCGGCGAAGTTGATCCGGGCGGCCCAGAGCCCGATCCTGTTGGTCGGACACGGGGTCCACACGTCGCGCACCGGTGCGGCGGTCCGGGAACTGGCCGAGCTCATGGCTTGCCCCGTGATCCAGACCTCCGGCGGCACGTCGTTCATCGAAGGCCTCGAGGACCGCACCTTCGCCTACGGATTCTCGCCGGCGGCCGTCGAGGCCGTGGTGAAGTCCGATCTGTGCGTCGCGCTTGGCACGGAGCTCGGCGAACCGAGCCACTACGGCAGGACCCGCCACTGGGCGGAAAACGACGCGAAGCGCAAATGGGTTCTGGTCGAACAGGATCCGGCCGCCATCGGCGTCAACCGCCCCATCGACGTCCCCCTGGTCGGTGACCTTCGCGGTGTGGTGCCCCAGCTGGTGGAAGCGCTCCGTGACAGTCCGAGGAAGCCATCAGTCGATCTCGACCGCTGGATCTCCGAGGACGCCGCGGAGCTGGCGCAGCTCGCGGAGAACGCGCCGACGGGGCGGACGCCGGTCCACCCGGCGCGGTTCGTCGTCGAGGCCACTCGAGCCTTCCCGAAGGATGGCATCTTGGTCCGCGACGGCGGCGCGACGGTCATCTTCCAATGGACCTACTCGCAGGCCAAACCGCGTGACGTCATCTGGAACCAGAACTTCGGCCATCTCGGCACCGGCCTGCCGTACGCCGTCGGAGCGTCGGTCGCCGAGGGCCGTAAGCGTCCGGTGATGCTGCTGACCAGCGACTCGGCGTTCCTGTTCCACGTCGCCGAGTTGGAAACCGCTGCCCGGCTGAACCTTCCGCTGGTATGCGTGGTGGGCGTCGACCACCAGTGGGGCCTCGAGGTGGGCGTCTACAAGCGCACCTTCCCCCAGCCGTCCCCGCAGCCCGGCGTGCACTGGAGCAAGGACGTCCGCCTCGACAAGGTCGCCGAGGGCTTTGGCTGCCACGGCGAGTACGTCGAAAAGGAGGACGAGATCGGCCCGGCGATCCAGCGGGCCTACGCGAGCGGCAAGACCGCCGTCGTGCACGTCTGCATCGATCCGAAGGCCAATTCCGAAGAGATGCCCAAGTACGACGAATTCCGCACTTGGTACGCCGAAGGCACCCAGTAA
- a CDS encoding acyltransferase family protein, with the protein MRRAGRLAIWDKPERRSGIPALDGLRAIAVALVLVGHGGIPGVSGGFIGVDVFFVLSGFLITSLLLDELGRTGRIDLTGFWIRRARRLLPALVLMVLTVAAARQLLPDRSLTGLRDDAIAAFLWMANWRFVAQKTDYFTQGAPPSPLQHTWSLGVEEQYYFVWPVLLIAVTLLLAARARHRRTRATVGGVRFATFVIATVGGLASAVAAIVLVSDTARDRVYFGTDTRAQALLTGAAAAALLVRDWPSLNRGWCLIRTRWARRVARVLPVAGLAGLAAATHYATGGSGEFRHGLLIGVAIASVVVIAPVALEQRGAVARILAAPPLVWLGTISYGVYLWHWPIFLALNGERTGWTGLPLFAARCGATVALAGVSWWLIEQPIRRWRPARVPLLPLAAATVASAAAVTLLVIPVGTGPGLREVGLPPGVSAVAAVSPSPPGAGRPAAPHDPNRPFTVSVFGDSIGWTWMHYLPPTPGFAFLDHTVIGCSLVRGTPYRYIGQTLEQRPECDGWPIRWSTQVAQDQPDVALLIIGRWETVDRVNEGQWTHIGDPTFDAYLNGELERALNIVSSTGVRVVVATVPYSRGGEKPDGRLYPEDQPDRVNLWNTMLRRTVSHHPNVQILDLNKKLCPDGVYTAKVDGIKVRSDGVHLTPEGVKWLTPWLEESLR; encoded by the coding sequence GTGCGCCGGGCCGGTCGGCTGGCCATCTGGGATAAACCGGAGCGGCGCAGTGGGATTCCGGCACTCGACGGATTGCGCGCGATAGCGGTCGCGCTGGTGCTCGTCGGGCATGGCGGCATCCCCGGTGTCAGCGGCGGATTCATCGGCGTCGACGTGTTCTTCGTGCTCAGCGGGTTTCTGATCACCTCACTGCTACTGGACGAGCTGGGGCGAACCGGCCGTATTGACCTGACCGGCTTTTGGATTCGCCGCGCCCGCCGGCTGCTGCCGGCCCTGGTGTTGATGGTGCTCACGGTGGCCGCGGCGCGCCAACTTCTTCCCGATCGATCCCTCACCGGCCTGCGCGACGACGCGATCGCGGCGTTCCTGTGGATGGCGAACTGGCGGTTCGTCGCCCAGAAGACCGACTACTTCACGCAGGGTGCCCCGCCCTCGCCGCTGCAACACACCTGGTCACTCGGGGTCGAGGAGCAGTACTACTTCGTGTGGCCGGTGCTGCTGATCGCGGTGACGCTGCTGCTGGCCGCGCGGGCGAGGCACCGCCGCACCCGCGCCACCGTTGGCGGTGTTCGATTCGCGACGTTCGTCATCGCCACCGTCGGGGGCCTGGCTTCGGCCGTGGCCGCCATCGTGCTGGTGTCCGACACCGCGCGCGACCGCGTGTATTTCGGCACCGATACCCGCGCGCAGGCGCTGCTGACCGGCGCCGCGGCGGCGGCCCTGCTGGTTCGCGACTGGCCGTCACTGAACCGGGGCTGGTGCCTGATCCGGACCCGGTGGGCACGGCGCGTCGCCCGCGTCCTTCCGGTTGCCGGCCTAGCGGGGCTCGCGGCGGCGACCCATTACGCAACCGGTGGCAGCGGCGAGTTTCGCCACGGCCTGCTCATCGGGGTGGCGATCGCGTCGGTCGTCGTGATCGCGCCGGTGGCCCTGGAGCAGCGCGGAGCGGTCGCCCGCATCCTCGCCGCACCGCCCCTTGTGTGGCTGGGCACCATCTCCTACGGCGTCTACCTGTGGCACTGGCCGATCTTCTTGGCGCTCAACGGCGAACGGACCGGATGGACCGGGCTGCCGCTGTTCGCCGCGCGGTGCGGCGCGACGGTGGCGCTGGCCGGAGTGTCCTGGTGGCTGATCGAGCAACCCATCCGGCGCTGGCGGCCGGCGCGGGTGCCGCTGTTGCCGTTGGCGGCGGCGACGGTGGCCAGCGCCGCCGCGGTGACCCTGCTGGTGATTCCGGTGGGGACCGGCCCCGGCCTGCGCGAGGTCGGCCTGCCGCCCGGGGTCTCCGCGGTCGCCGCGGTATCGCCGTCCCCGCCGGGCGCCGGCCGCCCGGCCGCGCCCCACGACCCCAACCGGCCGTTCACCGTTTCCGTGTTCGGCGATTCGATCGGCTGGACGTGGATGCATTACCTGCCACCGACCCCGGGATTCGCGTTCCTCGACCACACCGTCATCGGCTGCAGCCTGGTGCGCGGCACGCCGTATCGGTATATCGGTCAAACCCTGGAGCAGAGACCAGAATGCGACGGCTGGCCGATCCGATGGTCGACCCAGGTCGCCCAGGACCAGCCGGACGTCGCGCTGCTGATCATCGGCCGGTGGGAAACCGTCGACCGCGTCAACGAAGGTCAGTGGACCCACATCGGCGACCCCACCTTCGACGCGTACCTCAATGGCGAGCTGGAGCGGGCGCTGAACATCGTCAGTTCCACCGGAGTTCGGGTGGTGGTCGCCACCGTGCCGTACAGCAGGGGCGGCGAAAAGCCGGACGGCCGGCTGTATCCGGAGGACCAGCCCGACCGGGTCAACCTGTGGAACACCATGCTGCGCAGGACGGTCAGCCACCACCCGAACGTGCAAATACTGGACCTGAACAAAAAACTATGTCCCGACGGGGTTTACACCGCCAAGGTGGACGGCATCAAGGTGCGCAGCGACGGCGTGCACCTCACCCCCGAAGGGGTGAAGTGGTTGACCCCGTGGCTGGAGGAATCCCTGCGTTAA
- a CDS encoding LysR family transcriptional regulator, with protein MLFRQLEYFVAVAQERHFARAAEKCFVSQPALSAAIAKLERELNVTLINRGHSFEGLTPEGERLVVWARRILAEHDAFKAEVHAVRSGIAGTLRLGTVPSASTTASLVLSAFCSRHPLAKVHIRSRLAATELYRRLREFELDAAILQAAPDDAHEVQLVPLYEERYVLLSPADMLPSGVSTMTWPEAAQLPLALLTDDMRDRQIIDKAFTGHAIVVSPQVETDSVASLFAKVATGNWACIVPHTWLWTSPLGPAVRAVEMVDPVVTADIALAINSAGPGSPIARAFAASAAELSLNEFFDAQLSRITQRS; from the coding sequence GTGCTCTTCCGACAACTGGAGTACTTCGTCGCGGTTGCTCAGGAGCGCCATTTCGCCCGGGCGGCTGAGAAGTGCTTTGTGTCCCAGCCCGCACTGTCCGCCGCGATCGCCAAGCTGGAGCGGGAACTGAACGTCACGCTGATCAATCGCGGGCACAGCTTCGAGGGCCTGACGCCGGAAGGCGAGCGACTGGTGGTGTGGGCCAGGCGGATTCTCGCCGAGCACGACGCCTTCAAGGCCGAGGTGCACGCGGTGAGGTCGGGCATCGCCGGGACGCTCCGGCTGGGTACCGTACCGTCTGCCTCGACCACGGCTTCTCTGGTGCTTTCGGCGTTTTGTAGTAGGCATCCATTGGCGAAGGTGCACATACGTTCTCGGCTGGCGGCCACTGAGTTATACCGGCGGCTGCGTGAATTCGAACTGGACGCTGCCATTCTTCAGGCGGCGCCCGACGACGCCCACGAAGTGCAGCTGGTGCCGCTCTACGAGGAGCGCTACGTGCTGCTCTCGCCGGCGGACATGCTGCCGTCCGGTGTGTCGACGATGACATGGCCCGAGGCCGCGCAGTTGCCGCTGGCACTGCTCACCGACGACATGCGGGACCGTCAGATCATCGACAAGGCATTCACCGGCCATGCCATCGTTGTCAGTCCACAGGTCGAAACCGATTCCGTCGCTTCGCTATTCGCGAAAGTCGCCACCGGAAATTGGGCGTGCATCGTACCGCACACCTGGTTGTGGACGTCGCCGCTGGGCCCGGCGGTTCGTGCGGTGGAGATGGTCGACCCGGTGGTCACAGCCGACATCGCCCTCGCCATCAACTCTGCCGGACCTGGCTCGCCGATCGCCCGCGCATTCGCCGCATCCGCCGCGGAGCTGTCGCTGAACGAGTTCTTCGACGCGCAGCTCTCCCGAATCACCCAGCGGAGCTGA
- a CDS encoding L,D-transpeptidase family protein, with product MRRGVRYLFVMVAITAIGLVGSAGRSQASVPLPQPAPVVASILPADGAVVGVAHPVVVTFTAPVADRAAAERSIHVASPSNTPGHFEWVDDNVVQWVPNRYWPAHTHVSVGIQALTTGFDTGDALLGVASISGHTFTVSRNGEVLRTMPASLGKPSRPTPIGNFTALEKQRTVVMDSRTIGIPLSSPDGYKITAQYAVRVTWSGVYVHSAPWSVDSQGYANVSHGCINLSPDNAAWYFNQVTVGDPIQVVA from the coding sequence ATGCGTCGAGGTGTTCGTTATCTGTTTGTTATGGTCGCGATCACAGCGATTGGCCTGGTCGGATCGGCCGGCCGCAGTCAAGCATCGGTCCCGCTACCGCAACCCGCTCCGGTCGTTGCCTCGATTTTGCCGGCCGACGGGGCGGTGGTGGGTGTGGCGCACCCGGTCGTGGTGACGTTCACCGCACCGGTCGCCGATCGGGCCGCCGCCGAGCGGTCCATCCATGTCGCGTCGCCGAGCAACACGCCCGGACACTTCGAATGGGTCGACGACAACGTCGTGCAATGGGTGCCGAACCGGTACTGGCCCGCACACACCCACGTCTCGGTCGGCATTCAGGCCCTGACGACGGGATTTGACACCGGAGACGCGCTGCTCGGCGTCGCCAGCATCTCCGGGCACACCTTCACCGTCAGCCGAAACGGTGAAGTGCTGCGCACCATGCCCGCCTCGCTGGGCAAGCCCAGCCGGCCCACCCCGATCGGCAACTTCACCGCCCTGGAGAAGCAGCGCACCGTGGTCATGGACTCGAGGACCATCGGCATCCCGCTCAGTTCGCCGGACGGATACAAGATCACCGCCCAGTACGCCGTCCGCGTCACCTGGAGCGGCGTCTACGTGCACTCGGCACCGTGGTCGGTCGACTCCCAGGGCTACGCCAACGTGAGTCATGGCTGCATCAACCTCAGCCCCGACAACGCCGCCTGGTACTTCAATCAGGTGACCGTGGGCGATCCCATACAGGTCGTCGCCTGA